DNA from Calditrichota bacterium:
CGCCAAAGGTCACGGCCGTGGAGCCAATCTTCAAAACCCCCTCCTCGAACAGATAACGTTCCAGTTCCGGCCAGGTGAAGCCCGGCTCATTAGCGCCGAAACTGGAGGCCCCCACCGAGCAGATCCCCACCATCTTTACCTTAAGTTCCTGCAGTGCTGCCAATAGAGCCAGATTGAGCGCTGGGAATGAGCCGGTGAGCGAGACGGCGACTTTGCTCCCGGGCCCGATGTTGCGCGCCTTTAGTTCCTTCACCAGCCACGCAGCCCAGCCCGGTTTGGTCGCCAGTTCCTTCGCTTCTTCGTAGCCGACGGTGGTGGTAATGGACGTCCAGGGCAGCCCTATCAGACCGGTCTTGAACGTGTCGCGCATCGTGTCGGCGGTCTCCATCAACAGCCGGTAGTGCCAGACGCGCTCGTATCCACGCTTGACAGTAGCCTCAGCGCGCCCGGCTACTATTTCGACCGCAGCAGCGCTGTCCGACTTCGATGCCAATGTCAATGAAAATGCCAATGCCAATGTCAAAATCACAGGATGGCGATCCAACTGGTTAGCTCAAAGGCTTGGAAACGATCTGTCTAACTTCACCATCAGCATCAGCATTAGCATCGGCATTCCTCACCTCAGTAGCCAAAACTGATCGTGAACGTCAGAGCCACCGCGCTTCCCGCTGGAACCGGCACCGGAAAGAGGACCCGGTCGGAGGCCTCCCGAATTGGCTCGACGGAATGGCCGCCCGCCTCGGCAGACTCCACAGTCGCATAGCCATAAATACGCTGTTCGACATGCACTACGGCTTCGCGGGCTCCGCCGTTGCGCAGGTCGACGCGCCAGGTCTCAGAGTGGCGGT
Protein-coding regions in this window:
- the pgsW gene encoding poly-gamma-glutamate system protein, with the protein product MDRHPVILTLALAFSLTLASKSDSAAAVEIVAGRAEATVKRGYERVWHYRLLMETADTMRDTFKTGLIGLPWTSITTTVGYEEAKELATKPGWAAWLVKELKARNIGPGSKVAVSLTGSFPALNLALLAALQELKVKMVGICSVGASSFGANEPGFTWPELERYLFEEGVLKIGSTAVTFGGTGDRGAEWDEYAQRQALGCVERSGLDLIRPAHLRDAIRKRMALYGDPKDYFCYINVGGSQASLGAGAKLRFTHGGWFYEPLPVKGDPPGVMDYFLEAGTPCLNLLFLDDLNRKENIVK